GTATACGATTGAGGTAACTGGCAAGCAGGGATTCACTTATACATTGAAAAAAGTGGCGCCTAGAAAATATGTAGGTGAAGAAGGTATTGAATATTCGACTGGAACTTATGTAGATTAAGCTTATTATGAAAAAAGCTGCCAACCCTCCTCAAAGGGTGACAGCTTCATCTTTATTTCGTAAATAATTCTTCAATTTTCTCAATCGGAATTTGCGATTCACCGTTTTCCACATCGAGTCTTTCTTTAACTTTCTCGATTGTTTTAGCAGGTGAGGTTAATGACATGATTGTATCCCCCGCTTGTGCTGACAATTCAACGTCTGGTGTGAAGAATTCTATCGAATTGTCTGCACGCAAGATGTAAAGCAGGATTGATTTGTCATCGCGTTCGCGTAAATATTGGGTATAGCTATATTGTTTTGTAATTAATGTTTTTCGGATGACATGACCTGTGTTGATTCGGTCTTCAAGATCGTATATAGAGATGGCCGGTGTAAAGAGCGTCGCTCCGCCTGAGACTGTCGATGACATATTTTCATGATTGAAATGAAATGCCGTTTGGTACAAGTGGTCACGACCGAAATCCGGTTCGAAGTCTTCGCAGACATGCGCATTGTACGTATCAATTTTCGACATCGCTAACATAAATCGATACGGCGTCAAATCCAGTTCATAATCAAGTTTTCTCGAGAGAATATCGCCGACGAAACTATTCAACCCTAACTTTCGGGCATGTGTTAACCCCGCCCATGTTCTGTCGATAATGATAACTTCATTGCCTGTTTCTATTACCGACTTCGCAAATTCAGCTGCAAATCGACTTCCCCCGACAATTAGAATTCCTGATTCTTCTGTCGTTGTTAAATTCAACTTTTTCGCGAGTGGTCCGATTGTAAATCCGTGAAGTACAACTGTAGAAAAAACAAGTGCGAACGTTAACGCAGTCAGTAGCTCCGCATCAGGATATCCCTGTTCTAATAATATAGTAGCAAAATAACCAGACACGGTTAGTGCCACGATACCGCGCGGTGCAATCCATCCGACAAGCAATTTTTCTCTCGCCGTCAAATCAGTGCCAATCGTTGATATCCAAATCGACAATGGACGAACGATAAATAACATCGCAAGAACATATAGGATGATATTCGAGTTAAAAATTTCGATGAGCACTGTTGGATTTAACGAAGCCGTCAACATGACAAATATTCCGGAAATCAAGAGCACTGAAATATTCTCTTTGAAGTGACGGATTTCCCGGATTGACGTTAAATGCATATTCGCCATCGTCATCCCCATTGCTGTTACTGCAAGAAGTCCGGTTTGCGGCATGATTTCATCCGAAAATACGAAAGTGAAAATTACGACCGCAAATAAAACAGGCGACTTTAAAAATTCCGGAACTCTTCCATGTTCAAAGGCAATCCCAAGAATCTGAGCCACGCCCCATCCCAAAATAACCGCAAAAATAGATGCTGCGAAGAATAATAGAAATGAGTTAAAGGTCACTTCCCCGTCTACGAATCGAATAAATTCGAAAGCAAAAACAGCTAGAAGTGCACCGAATGGATCAACAACTATCCCTTCCCATTTCAAAATCGCAGCGGGACGCGGTTTCAGTTTCGCTTGCCTTAGAAGCGGCAAAATTACCGTCGGGCCAGTAACGATGAATAAGCCCCCGATAATAAATGAAACGGATAACGACAATCCAGCTACATAATGTGCTGCTAGTGAACCAGCAATCCAGGCAATAAATGCACCGATTGTTATGATTCGCAGCACCGGTTTATTGAATCCTCTAATTTCTTTAAAATCGAGGTTTAAACTTCCTTCGAATAAAATGAGCGCTACCGCAAATGTGATGATTGGACCAAATAAATCTCCCATACTTTCCTGCGGGTTTATTAATCCGAAAATCGGACCGACTAGAAGCCCTGCCACTGACATGACAACAATTGCCGGCATTCGGAATCTCCACGCTACCCATTGCGACAATATGCCGATCAGAACGACGAGCATTAAGTCAAACAATAATGAATCAAACAACGGGTCCCCTCCTCATGTCCTGAATGAAATAACTAGTTTAACACAATATTAGTTCTGTACAACCCCAAAAATACATAAATTATTTTTTCTAACCATACGATAAAGAGATAATAAAAACGTTTGGATTAGGAAGGATGATTCCAATAGACAAACTACCGCAATTGATGATCGCTTTTTACATTCAGGACACGGAAGGAAAAGGGACATACCCTATTCGACGGGCAAAAGTCCTTGCAGAGGCATTACCCGATACAATTGAAATTATATTTATTCTTAAAAAAGGATCTCACCCTGCCCCTGAAGGATTTAAAACCATCTCACTTAAAAATAGTTCAGAGTTAGTTAGCATTCTTGAAAAGACCAGACCGAATCTGCTCGTTCGCGATAGCGGATCCACAACACAAGAAGAAGTTGATAAGATTCGTAAAATCGTTCCTTCAATCATCCATTTTGATGATTTCGGAGGCGGCGGTGAGTTGGCCGACATGGTTATTCAAACGCTTTACACGGAAAGCAATGATAAACCGCATGAGCATTACGTTGTCGGACCGGAAACTTTTATCGCAGATGAACAAGTGTCTTCATTTAAACATATTGGATTGGGGAAATCACCTACTCGCCCTCTCCCGCATCTCGTCATCACATTTGGCGATGAAGATTTAGGTAACTTGACGTACCGTGCACTTCGCCATATGTTGCAGTTACAGATTCCACTTAAGGTTACCGTGCTTTTAGGTGAAAACTATAAGCACGACAAAACCGAACTACGGATAATGGCGTTGGGAAGACGGAATACATTCATCAAAGAACAACCTGCCTCATTAGCTGAATTTTTATCTACGGCGGATGTAATTCTTTGTGCTTCAGGCTATTTGCCATATGAAATCGCAGTTATGGGCATTCCATGTATTGTGTTGGCGCAAAATGATTTTGAAACCGCATTGGATTTCCCAAAGGAAAAACATGGCTTTGTCCATCTTGGACCGGGAAGAAAAATTAAGCAATCGAGTCTACTAAATGCAATCATGGAGCCGCTACTTCACGATCCACTTAGGCGGAAAGCGATTGAGCGTCAAGTTGCGCTTAATCTAGGAGAAGGTAAAGAAATGGTCTGCGAGGCAATTCTTTACCTTCTCGAATATCCGAAGCGAAGCACCCTGAAAAAGACAGGAAAAAGTACCTCCGATATGATATAGTTGGGAAAAAGATAGGAGTTTTTCCCATGGATAAAAAACAAATCGAACGAGAAATCGCAGAGCTGAAAATGGAATATGTCAATTTACAAGGTGACATCGAAAAGCTAGAATCTGTCGGTCAAAATAGATTCGTAGCCAAATCCGAAGTCCGCCTGGGCGCAATGGAAGAGAAACTTGCGATGTTGAATAAAAAACTTGCTGAATTTGAATCATGATATGATGTAAAAGTCGCCTCCTGTAGGCGACTTTTTTTGATTACGATTGTTGTTTTAATTTTGCTTGCAGTTATTGCGGTTTGCTTGCACTTATATGATTTTGCTTGCAAGTCGGGACTTTCCACCTGCATCATTTAGGGTAATCAACAGAACTACTTAATCCTTCTTAGTATGTCGTTAACTTAAAAAGTTTCTGCAACCAAATAATACTTCGTTGTAAAAACGTAAAGTCGTCTTGATACGTTTCGAAGTCGACGGTGTATAGGGCATCTTCGTTTTTCCATAGTCTCGCAAAGTAAGTATCGATGTCTTGAACGAGTTCGCTGTCATTTGGTGCGATGACGCGAAGGTTTGATTCCAAGTTATAGTTATTTAATGCGCGTTCAGTTAAATTTGCGGCGCCGTTGAAAATGTATGTTTTATCAGCGGTTTGAATGACGACGAGCTTTGTATGATATTGACCGACTACTGTGTTGTACCAGCGAATATCAATATTTCCATCCGAGTCTTCCCGCATTCTTTGTGCAACGGGCCGATTTGGAAGACCCGTTTTTTCCCTGCCGAACGAGTTTTTGTTAGGGTCTAATATCATGTTCACCTCTACCCCACGATTTGCTGCATTTACAAGTGCTTCTACCAATTGTTCTTCGGCAATGAAAAACATTCCAAGTAAAATTCGATCGCCTTTTTGCGCTCTTGCGATATCGCCTAGCATGGCGTCGAGTATTTTCTTCTCTGTTATATATTGGGCTTGGTATTTCCCGTCCGTTTTTTCTTCGACTTTTACTCGCGGCAATGTGCCGCCATTCGTATAGTTCACCACTGCCTCTTCAGCTTCTAATATATCGTTTAAAACCGACCCTTTTACTTTCATCGCGACATTTCCGTGAAAACCACTCGCGTTATGGGGATTTGAAGAGGTTACGATGGCCTCTTTATCCGTGACAATAGCTTTTCTATGATTTGCTTTTATATTCAATAACGTCATATAGGATGCAAGTGTCATTTTCGGGGCTTCGCTTGCCATTGCGTTGGGAATCCACCCTTTCCCTTTCACGTCCATCCATCTGAAAATTGTTCGATAAAGTCCTGAATATACGGGTGTTGAATCACGAAGCTGATCTAAGTCTGTGTATACGACATCTATGCCGGCATCTTCCATTTGATCGAACCATTTAATTTCATAGGAACCATATCCTGTGTTAACCGGGTCTGTGATGAAGGTGATTGGCATTTTCGGATTCATTTCTTTTTTCTTTACTAAATTCGCAGTCAATGTCTCTACATTTTTCGGAAATTCAATGTCTTCGTCTGAATAATGATCGAAGAGGAAAAAGTCCAGAACGATGAATTGCTCGGCATCTTCAATTAATTGGTTCACTTCATCGAAGATATGTAGTTCATGTTGCATGTCGTCTCCATCTTCATTTTGCGCATATGTTAAATCTATAATCATCTGTACGTCGTCTGTATAATGTAATTTTCCTTCGTATATGAGACCAGGCGGTAAAGGCTTATATGTATGCCATAATATCGTTGCGATGTATATGGGAAATAATACGCCTATACTTCCAAGTATTATTTTCTTTTTCTTCGTTTGCACTTAAACATCTCCGCTCCAAAACTATAGTTAGTGGATATGTTCCCCTTGAAGTTCGTGCATAAACAAATCGCAAACAAAAAACACAGCCGTTGAATGGGCTGTGTTTGTTAGGCTATTACATATTCGTATGCTGCTTTGTCTTCTACCAATAATTCTTTCAAGTATTTTCTTGCACGAAATAGTCGAGATTTAACTGTTCCGATGGAAACTTTCATTTCTTCCGCAATTTCATTGAGTGAATACTGATAGACGTAGAAATATTCGAGTGTTGTTTTATAGATTTCATCTAATTTATCAATTTTCTGTCGTACGATTGACTGGATATCATTTTGTTCAACAATTTCACCAGGCGTTAATGTATTACTTGGAACCAAATCGAGGATTGGAACGTCAAGTGTAGGTGGTTGGTTCATCACATGTTCGCTATGCCTTACATTTTTTCGGTAGCGATCACGGAACGTATTCATACAGATGGTCGTAAGCCATCCTTTTAAATGATCAATCGTATCCAATCGATCACTGTAACGAATCACTTTAACCCAGACGTCCTGCATGACGTCTTCAGCTTCTTCTTTATTTCGCGTTAATTTTAAACATAGATGATAGATATACCGACCGTATTCTTCATACAAGTCATCAAGATTATTCTTCATCACTACTGTCGCCCCTGTCTTTTTGCTATTAACCTTATTATCAGCAATAAAGACAAATTGAACCATCGTATTCTCTTTCAGCAATCTTACAAACTTGTAAGGTTAGAAATTATTCTTCTCGTTCCGCCGTAATTGTCATGCGAATGATCCTAGTTCGATCCATTTCCTCTATTTCAAACCGCAAATTTTCATATGTAAATCGTTCGCCAGGTTCTGGCAAATGTCCAAGTTGTTGGAGAACAAATCCACCTATCGTTTCATGATCCGTCGGCAATTCAATCCCGATTAGTTCCATAGCATCTACAATTTCTAGTCGACCATGACATGTTAAAGAGTCATCTGTCTTTTCATATATCAGCACTTCATCTTCCATATCGGTTTCGTCTTCAATGTCTTGTCCAATCATTTCTTCGATAATATCTTCTTGCGTGACAATCCCAAGCGTTCCTCCGTATTCATCAAGCACAACGGCCATATGTTTTTTCTGCGAAAGCATCATTTTAAATACAGTTTCTACACTAGCTGTTTGAACGACATATATCATATCGCGGTCAATGAATTCTGCAAGCTTTCGTTCAGGCTCTAATGACCATTCGATAAACATTTTCGAATAAAACATCCCGACTATGGAATCCATACTTTCCTCATATACCGGGTAGCGCGTGTAAAAAAATTCTAAAATGGTATCGCGGACTTCTTCGTAAGTGGCCGTAAGCGGTAAACCGACGACATCCGTGCGATGGGTTTCAAGGACGTCCCAAACGTCTTTGTCTCGAAAGTCAAGAACTCCTTTTAACCTAAGCGTTTCGTCTTGTTCAAAGGTTCCCTCAATTGTTGCGAGGTCCACCATTGATCTAAGGTCTTCCTTCGTCAATGTCGCTTCCGTAACTGTTCCTTTTGAAATAATGCGGATGAAAACATTCGTAAACATTGCAAGAAGCGCAGTGAGCGGTGTCAACATTTTGACCAGCAGCGAAACTGTCGGTGCGACCACATAGGCAACACGGTCTGCAAATGTTGCAGCAATCGTCTTCGGCAACACTTCACCGAATACAATAATCACGGCCGTTAAAATACCAGTCCCAACGCCAACTTTCCAGCCTTTATCGATAAAAATCATCGTTACGATTGTTGGCATCATTATATTGGAAATATTATTACCGATTAAGATCGCAGTTATCATTCGGTCCGGCTTCGAAATTAAATTGAGCAATTTTTTTGATCGCTCATCATCCTGATCAGCTCGAAGCTGGACCTTCATCCTATTTACTGCGGTAAGTGCCGTTTCGCTTCCCGAAAGAAAGAACGACATGATTAAAAAGAATCCGAGTGCGAAAAACAAAACTATATTCCTCCTAGGGGTGTTTTTCTATGTATAAATTTGATTTTAGTTTATTTCCCCATATCATACCATAATTACAATCAAACACATGACAATTTAACTTCATTTCACACAATTCTGCTATAATAATTTTAGAAGGTAAACTTATTGAAATGAGGGATTTGATTGACGCATTTAGAAAAACTAGACCAATATTTCACCGAACAACGCGAAACACATCTCGAGGAATTAAATGATTTTTTACGTATTCCAAGTATTAGCGCTTTATCTGAACACAAACCAGATATGCAACAAGCTGCAGAGTGGTTAGTGAATTCATTGACCAAGGCTGGACTTGAAAACGTTTCTATCGATGAGACGGATGGCCATCCTGTCGTTTACGCTGACTGGTTACATGCAGAAGGCAAACCAACGATTCTCGTTTACGGCCATTATGACGTACAACCGGTTGATCCCCTTGAATTATGGGATAGCGCTCCTTTTGGACCTGAAATCCGCGACAATAAGTTGTATGCACGCGGCGCAAGTGATGATAAAGGACAAGTATTCATGCATATTAAAGCGGTGGAGGCGTTAATGAAAGAATCAGGCAGCCTCCCAGTGAACGTAAAGTTTTTAATAGAAGGCGAAGAAGAAATCGGGAGCCCAAGTTTAGAGAGCTATATTGTTGATAATAAAGACAAGCTCGCCGCAGATGTCATTGTCATTTCTGATACCGGCATGCAAGGGCCAGGCAAACCAGCCGTTTGTTATGGACTTCGCGGACTTTGCGGTGTTCAAGTCGATGTCAAAGGTGCTAAAGGCGACTTGCATTCTGGGTTATATGGCGGAGGGGTTCAAAACCCACTTCACGCGATTGTCGAGTTGCTTGCATCATTCCGTGATAAAGAAGGAACGATTGCAGTAGAAGGTTTTTACGACAATGTGCGTCCATTGAGCGACGAGGAGCGTGCAGCTTATGAAGCGCTAGGATTTGACGAGGAAGATTTGAAAGATGAAATTGATGTGCCTGGGTTATTTGGCGAAAAAGGTTTTTCATACCTTGAACGCACATGGGCCCGTCCTACGCTCGAGCTAAACGGTATTTTCGGCGGTTTTTCCGGTGAAGGCATCAAGACTGTTTTACCTGCTGAAGCTGGCGTAAAGATTACATGTCGGCTTGTGCCAGACCAAGATCCCGATGAAATCGTTGAAAAACTAAAAGCTCATATTGAAAAAAACAAACCGACCGGTGTTACCGTAACGGTTACTGAATTCGATAAAGGCAAACCTTTCATCACACCATTCGACCATCCAGCTATTCAAGCGGCGGGCCGTTCGTACGAAAAAGTGTACAATGTACCGACAGCGTATACGCGCGGCGGTGGCTCCATTCCAATCGTTGCGGCGTTCGATGAAATATTGGAGTTGCCGGTGGTTCTTATGGGCTTTGGCTTATCAACCGAAAACTTCCATGCGCCAAACGAGCATTTCCACTTGGAAAACTTTGATCAAGGTCTTCGTGTGATAGGTGATTATTACTATGAAATTGAAAACATTAGTAAAAGTGATTTAAAGAAATAAATTTTACGGGAGTCTGAATATAGCATTAT
This DNA window, taken from Sporosarcina sp. 6E9, encodes the following:
- a CDS encoding hemolysin family protein translates to MFFALGFFLIMSFFLSGSETALTAVNRMKVQLRADQDDERSKKLLNLISKPDRMITAILIGNNISNIMMPTIVTMIFIDKGWKVGVGTGILTAVIIVFGEVLPKTIAATFADRVAYVVAPTVSLLVKMLTPLTALLAMFTNVFIRIISKGTVTEATLTKEDLRSMVDLATIEGTFEQDETLRLKGVLDFRDKDVWDVLETHRTDVVGLPLTATYEEVRDTILEFFYTRYPVYEESMDSIVGMFYSKMFIEWSLEPERKLAEFIDRDMIYVVQTASVETVFKMMLSQKKHMAVVLDEYGGTLGIVTQEDIIEEMIGQDIEDETDMEDEVLIYEKTDDSLTCHGRLEIVDAMELIGIELPTDHETIGGFVLQQLGHLPEPGERFTYENLRFEIEEMDRTRIIRMTITAEREE
- a CDS encoding dipeptidase, whose amino-acid sequence is MTHLEKLDQYFTEQRETHLEELNDFLRIPSISALSEHKPDMQQAAEWLVNSLTKAGLENVSIDETDGHPVVYADWLHAEGKPTILVYGHYDVQPVDPLELWDSAPFGPEIRDNKLYARGASDDKGQVFMHIKAVEALMKESGSLPVNVKFLIEGEEEIGSPSLESYIVDNKDKLAADVIVISDTGMQGPGKPAVCYGLRGLCGVQVDVKGAKGDLHSGLYGGGVQNPLHAIVELLASFRDKEGTIAVEGFYDNVRPLSDEERAAYEALGFDEEDLKDEIDVPGLFGEKGFSYLERTWARPTLELNGIFGGFSGEGIKTVLPAEAGVKITCRLVPDQDPDEIVEKLKAHIEKNKPTGVTVTVTEFDKGKPFITPFDHPAIQAAGRSYEKVYNVPTAYTRGGGSIPIVAAFDEILELPVVLMGFGLSTENFHAPNEHFHLENFDQGLRVIGDYYYEIENISKSDLKK
- a CDS encoding RNA polymerase sigma factor, coding for MKNNLDDLYEEYGRYIYHLCLKLTRNKEEAEDVMQDVWVKVIRYSDRLDTIDHLKGWLTTICMNTFRDRYRKNVRHSEHVMNQPPTLDVPILDLVPSNTLTPGEIVEQNDIQSIVRQKIDKLDEIYKTTLEYFYVYQYSLNEIAEEMKVSIGTVKSRLFRARKYLKELLVEDKAAYEYVIA
- a CDS encoding phospholipase D family protein produces the protein MQTKKKKIILGSIGVLFPIYIATILWHTYKPLPPGLIYEGKLHYTDDVQMIIDLTYAQNEDGDDMQHELHIFDEVNQLIEDAEQFIVLDFFLFDHYSDEDIEFPKNVETLTANLVKKKEMNPKMPITFITDPVNTGYGSYEIKWFDQMEDAGIDVVYTDLDQLRDSTPVYSGLYRTIFRWMDVKGKGWIPNAMASEAPKMTLASYMTLLNIKANHRKAIVTDKEAIVTSSNPHNASGFHGNVAMKVKGSVLNDILEAEEAVVNYTNGGTLPRVKVEEKTDGKYQAQYITEKKILDAMLGDIARAQKGDRILLGMFFIAEEQLVEALVNAANRGVEVNMILDPNKNSFGREKTGLPNRPVAQRMREDSDGNIDIRWYNTVVGQYHTKLVVIQTADKTYIFNGAANLTERALNNYNLESNLRVIAPNDSELVQDIDTYFARLWKNEDALYTVDFETYQDDFTFLQRSIIWLQKLFKLTTY
- a CDS encoding SE1832 family protein, yielding MDKKQIEREIAELKMEYVNLQGDIEKLESVGQNRFVAKSEVRLGAMEEKLAMLNKKLAEFES
- a CDS encoding sodium:proton antiporter, with product MFDSLLFDLMLVVLIGILSQWVAWRFRMPAIVVMSVAGLLVGPIFGLINPQESMGDLFGPIITFAVALILFEGSLNLDFKEIRGFNKPVLRIITIGAFIAWIAGSLAAHYVAGLSLSVSFIIGGLFIVTGPTVILPLLRQAKLKPRPAAILKWEGIVVDPFGALLAVFAFEFIRFVDGEVTFNSFLLFFAASIFAVILGWGVAQILGIAFEHGRVPEFLKSPVLFAVVIFTFVFSDEIMPQTGLLAVTAMGMTMANMHLTSIREIRHFKENISVLLISGIFVMLTASLNPTVLIEIFNSNIILYVLAMLFIVRPLSIWISTIGTDLTAREKLLVGWIAPRGIVALTVSGYFATILLEQGYPDAELLTALTFALVFSTVVLHGFTIGPLAKKLNLTTTEESGILIVGGSRFAAEFAKSVIETGNEVIIIDRTWAGLTHARKLGLNSFVGDILSRKLDYELDLTPYRFMLAMSKIDTYNAHVCEDFEPDFGRDHLYQTAFHFNHENMSSTVSGGATLFTPAISIYDLEDRINTGHVIRKTLITKQYSYTQYLRERDDKSILLYILRADNSIEFFTPDVELSAQAGDTIMSLTSPAKTIEKVKERLDVENGESQIPIEKIEELFTK
- a CDS encoding PseG/SpsG family protein; the protein is MIAFYIQDTEGKGTYPIRRAKVLAEALPDTIEIIFILKKGSHPAPEGFKTISLKNSSELVSILEKTRPNLLVRDSGSTTQEEVDKIRKIVPSIIHFDDFGGGGELADMVIQTLYTESNDKPHEHYVVGPETFIADEQVSSFKHIGLGKSPTRPLPHLVITFGDEDLGNLTYRALRHMLQLQIPLKVTVLLGENYKHDKTELRIMALGRRNTFIKEQPASLAEFLSTADVILCASGYLPYEIAVMGIPCIVLAQNDFETALDFPKEKHGFVHLGPGRKIKQSSLLNAIMEPLLHDPLRRKAIERQVALNLGEGKEMVCEAILYLLEYPKRSTLKKTGKSTSDMI